A single Tachypleus tridentatus isolate NWPU-2018 chromosome 9, ASM421037v1, whole genome shotgun sequence DNA region contains:
- the LOC143225719 gene encoding uncharacterized protein LOC143225719: MTSEDLLQPDHVVKERWKVVKKIGGGGFGEIYEGLDLVSKELVALKLESAKQAKQVLKMEVAVLKKLQGKDHVCRFIGCGRNDRFNYVVMQLQGKNLAELRRSQPRGAFSLSTTLRLGLQILRAIESIHEVGFLHRDVKPSNFSMGRQSQSCRKVYMLDFGLARQYVTASGEVRPPRAAAGFRGTVRYASINAHKNKEMGRHDDLWSLFYMLVEFVNGQLPWRKIKDKEQVGVMKEKYDHRLLLKHLPSDFRQFLDHVGNLDYYQRPDYNMLAGLFERCMKRRGVRSNDPFDWEKNYTDNSTTTTTTPPSAIISKPVLPENALPKTHGTENMLEDNVIVSYEDQDGYHGTSKVRDEQILQNRKVQVFVSPLLNKSVVPDNLCHVAIVQPSASTENNNNIVEKEEEADVEMEEPVVEKMDIEKEEVQNVKGHDERDSSCYHRDTRMVSTDVHTVSEEQTEERPSSRRLSRSRRDPPKLPIGPIQEHEYISERPEINMESVQLCNSEVNQQEQVNRVVATTQNEMIKHASPGNTPATESNLARETKEQSQREPRHRRYHSGSRSRCRDYSFTQFAVAEDDNISALQQVTKGAAAAMTLVSKWQMSFDDSEETDNEIEDNVQVISPEHRSIKRDPSGTSLHKNLSSLCVENGRAHNKRSNEEKRIGNQLHSSRVKAKEAEEMKVQENKLLSSQTDQPRQELEVCKPKERRPVSRQLSQQPANQSKQESNICELQEGRRTIQRSLSHPNKLPPDIPTDGINSRIDNIKQYVSLGGLPFPGSVPVGLPRVWSCPSFCFHIRSNLQPPLKQQASFDKNVYEVDVMRNVAAKQSPEQSDHENNGERRASLPFICLNSHEKENRFDIVELEPVSKEKKIGSMGEKGIDVTPNCNGKKETQILDFIQDIKREGKSLKDVDGSNKENSKFIQKSNIPPSKGILKKKKVECFSSQDNCKEENSSAKKTFQVPVEKSPENFKKMQIALQNKLELETLDNDQGRGQVEEPSVYFDAPLPKEDDYFHNLQITENKILIKEKTCKISRGKIVQAPSREETEEEISKEEFGTPPKEDQIQLFAIPRKKISVISLNELPEAFRLLGIKSSGASTSNSMSRGTSPPPDASNELEKIHSSHGGKSKPLPASRQSCEALHEVVKTEHSGKEPQKEIEILQKQCTNQLALVDSKKIGHNHYCSQMSSCRESTNGLSSQEKLTYMGGSQENQPSRIPVRLLEPQKESMESGGPQSSLQTHQRFLDVSREQRRPRSMIEVGVRCMSNDGVKSYHPSKHAAVSPEDLAYTNLVSDRSSKGAQKDRRSQSYKEGLSSEDIRCEKITEYDEVTQFKISDHQHTDEESHAFRRHRQILCDKDETEQNLKFQRRRQRPVTICEESRIPVPKSRQTSLDPNTHVYENCLSSEKTASGSYQNSTKLIHSHTDRLLQQSPQKPVVQGVITRSPRPPPGDPPPNNCIPARRRRYRPLSPSDFVMTGSNSSHGNSPE; the protein is encoded by the exons GCAAAGACCACGTTTGCAGATTCATTGGCTGTGGCCGTAATGATCGTTTCAACTATGTGGTGATGCAACTTCAAGGTAAAAATCTTGCAGAACTTCGTCGGAGCCAACCCCGTGGAGCTTTCAGCCTAAGTACTACCCTTCGCTTGGGTCTACAAATTTTGAGGGCCATAGAAAGTATTCATGAAGTTGGGTTCCTTCACAGAGATGTTAAACCA TCCAACTTTTCCATGGGACGCCAATCTCAGAGCTGTCGAAAAGTTTACATGTTAGATTTTGGACTGGCAAGACAGTATGTAACAGCATCGGGAGAGGTACGTCCCCCTCGAGCAGCAGCAGGATTTAGAGGAACTGTGAGATATGCTTCCATTAATGCACacaaaaataaa GAGATGGGTCGTCATGACGACTTGTGGTCTTTGTTTTATATGTTAGTTGAATTTGTGAATGGACAGTTGCCATGGAGAAAGATTAAAGATAAAGAACAG GTTGGTgtgatgaaagaaaaatatgatcATCGTCTTCTTCTGAAACACTTGCCATCAGATTTTCGGCAATTCTTGGATCATGTTGGAAACCTAGACTATTATCAACGTCCGGACTACAACATGCTTGCAGGGCTCTTTGAAAGGTGCATGAAACGACGAGGCGTGAGAAGCAATGATCCATTTGATTGGGAGAAAAACTACACAGACAATTCTACCACTACTACTACAACTCCACCATCTGCTATCATATCCAAACCTGTTCTCCCAGA AAATGCTTTACCTAAAACTCATGGTACAGAAAACATGCTGGAAGACAATGTCATAGTCAGTTACGAAGATCAAGATGGTTATCATGGTACCAGCAAAGTAAGGGATGAGCAGATATTACAAAATCGAAAGGTTCAAGTTTTTGTCTCTCCTTTACTTAACAAAAGTGTTGTTCCTGACAACCTTTGTCATGTGGCAATAGTACAACCCTCTGCTTCAACGGAGAATAACAACAACATAGTTGAGAAGGAAGAAGAAGCTGACGTTGAGATGGAAGAACCAGTAGTCGAA aaaatGGACATTGAAAAGGAAGAGGTACAAAATGTTAAAGGACATGATGAGAGGGATTCCTCATGTTATCATCGTGATACTAGAATGGTTTCTACAGATGTTCATACGGTTAGTGAGGAGCAAACAGAGGAGAGACCTAGTTCTAGAAGATTGTCCAGATCACGAAGAGATCCACCAAAGCTTCCAATTGGTCCAATTCAAGAGCATGAATATATTAGTGAGCGACCAGAAATAAATATGGAGAGTGTTCAACTATGTAATAGTGAAGTTAATCAACAAGAACAAGTTAATCGAGTAGTGGCCACAACACAGAATGAAATGATTAAACATGCTTCACCAGGCAACACTCCAGCAACAGAGTCGAATTTAGCACGAGAGACAAAAGAACAGAGTCAACGAGAACCAAGACATCGGCGGTACCACTCAGGTAGCAGGTCTCGATGCAGAGACTATTCCTTCACTCAGTTTGCTGTAGCGGAAGATGATAACATATCAGCTCTGCAGCAAGTCACAAAGGGTGCTGCTGCTGCCATGACCTTGGTTTCAAAGTGGCAGATGTCTTTTGATGACAGTGAAGAAACAGATAATGAGATAGAAGATAATGTTCAAGTGATTTCACCTGAACATAGGTCAATCAAAAGAGATCCATCAGGTACCTCACTTCACAAGAACCTGTCCTCACTCTGTGTTGAAAATGGAAGAGCACATAATAAAAGATCCAATGAGGAAAAAAGAATAGGAAACCAGTTACATTCTAGTAGAGTAAAAGCAAAAGAAGCAGAAGAAATGAAAgttcaagaaaacaaacttttatcttCACAAACAGACCAGCCAAGACAGGAATTGGAGGTTTGTAAACCAAAAGAAAGAAGGCCAGTAAGCAGACAGTTGTCTCAACAACCAGCAAATCAGTCAAAACAGGAATCTAATATTTGTGAATTACAAGAAGGAAGGAGAACAATACAACGTTCTCTCTCTCATCCAAATAAACTTCCTCCAGATATTCCTACTGATGGAATAAACTCTAGAATTGATAACATTAAGCAGTATGTAAGTTTAGGAGGTCTTCCTTTTCCTGGATCTGTTCCTGTGGGCCTACCCCGAGTATGGAGTTGCCCTTCATTTTGCTTCCACATTCGCTCTAACCTACAGCCACCCTTAAAGCAACAAGCCTCATTTGACAAGAATGTCTATGAAGTTGATGTTATGAGGAATGTAGCTGCAAAACAGTCACCTGAACAAAGTGATCATGAAAACAATGGAGAAAGAAGGGCTTCACTACCATTTATTTGTCTTAATTCTcatgaaaaagaaaacagatttgaTATAGTTGAACTAGAACCTGTTAGTAAAGAGAAGAAAATTGGAAGTATGGGAGAAAAAGGAATAGATGTGACTCCTAACTGCAATGGGAAAAAGGAAACTCAAATATTAGATTTCATACAAGATATAAAAAGAGAAGGCAAGAGTTTAAAAGATGTTGATGGATCCAACAAAGAAAATTCTAAATTTATTCAGAAATCAAACATTCCTCCTTCCAAGGGAatccttaagaaaaaaaaagtagaatgtTTTTCTTCCCAAGATAACTGTAAAGAAGAAAATTCTTCAGCAAAAAAGACATTCCAAGTACCAGTAGAAAAATCACCTGAAAATTTCAAGAAAATGCAGATAGCATTGCAAAATAAACTTGAACTAGAGACATTAGACAATGATCAAGGGAGAGGGCAAGTGGAGGAGCCATCTGTTTACTTTGATGCCCCTTTACCAAAAGAAGACGACTATTTTCATAACTTGcaaattactgaaaacaaaattttaatcaaaGAAAAAACATGTAAGATCTCAAGGGGAAAGATTGTTCAAGCTCCATCAAGGGAAGAAACTGAAGAAGAAATTTCCAAAGAAGAATTTGGTACTCCACCTAAAGAAGATCAAATCCAGCTCTTTGCAATACCACGGAAAAAGATTTCAGTAATTAGTCTGAATGAACTGCCAGAGGCTTTTCGACTGCTTGGAATTAAAAGTTCTGGTGCCAGTACTTCTAATAGTATGAGCAGAGGTACCTCTCCTCCTCCAGATGCTAGTAATGAGTTGGAAAAAATTCATAGTTCTCATGGAGGAAAAAGTAAACCCCTACCTGCATCAAGACAGAGTTGTGAAGCTCTACATGAGGTTGTAAAAACAGAGCATTCTGGGAAAGAACCacaaaaagaaatagaaattttacaaaaacaatgcACAAATCAGTTGGCATTGGTGGACAGTAAGAAGATTGGTCACAACCATTACTGTAGTCAAATGTCTTCTTGCAGAGAAAGCACAAATGGGTTAAGTAGCCAGGAAAAGCTTACTTATATGGGTGGCTCACAAGAAAACCAACCTTCTCGTATTCCTGTTCGCCTGCTTGAGCCACAGAAAGAAAGTATGGAATCAGGAGGTCCTCAGTCTTCACTCCAGACTCATCAGAGATTTCTAGATGTTAGTAGGGAACAAAGACGACCTAGGTCAATGATTGAAGTTGGTGTAAGGTGTATGTCCAATGATGGAGTCAAGAGCTATCATCCCTCCAAACATGCAGCAGTAAGTCCAGAAGATTTAGCTTATACTAATCTAGTGTCTGATAGAAGCTCAAAAGGTGCACAAAAAGACAGAAGATCTCAGTCTTACAAAGAGGGACTCTCCAGTGAGGATATAAGATGTGAGAAGATAACTGAATATGATGAGGTAACTCAGTTTAAGATTTCTGATCACCAGCATACAGATGAAGAAAGCCACGCTTTTAGAAGACACAGACAAATCTTGTGTGATAAAGATGAAACTGAACAGAATTTGAAGTTCCAACGAAGACGACAACGTCCAGTCACAATTTGTGAAGAATCTCGCATTCCAGTACCAAAAAGTCGACAAACATCTTTAGACCCTAACACCCACGTTTATGAGAACTGCCTTTCTTCTGAAAAGACAGCATCGGGTAGTTACCAAAACTCAACCAAGCTTATACATAGCCATACTGACAGATTATTACAGCAGTCACCTCAAAAACCTGTTGTTCAGGGTGTTATTACTCGTAGTCCTAGGCCTCCACCAGGAGATCCTCCCCCAAACAACTGCATACCAGCAAG ACGACGTAGGTATCGGCCACTTTCACCTAGTGACTTTGTAATGACCGGAAGTAATTCTTCTCATGGAAATTCCCCTGAATGA